From Vreelandella neptunia, the proteins below share one genomic window:
- a CDS encoding metal-sensing transcriptional repressor, whose product MTIHTHQSHPDIIKRLNRARGHLSSVTQMIEDGRHCLDIAQQLHAVEKAIQQAKRALVLDHIDHCLEDALGSQDQTQRARTEEFKAIARYL is encoded by the coding sequence ATGACAATACATACACACCAGTCACATCCCGATATCATCAAGCGCTTAAACCGGGCTCGGGGACACCTTTCGAGCGTGACGCAGATGATAGAGGATGGTCGCCACTGTCTGGACATTGCCCAGCAGCTTCATGCGGTTGAGAAAGCTATTCAACAGGCCAAACGTGCCTTGGTTTTAGATCATATCGATCACTGCCTAGAAGATGCCTTGGGCTCTCAGGATCAAACGCAGCGGGCGCGGACTGAAGAGTTCAAGGCCATTGCCCGCTACCTGTAA
- a CDS encoding MFS transporter: MLDVLAHRVYRHLFFAQVIALIGTGLTTVALALLAHDLAGGQAGVVLGTALAIKMVAYVGIAPLVGAYASRLPRRTLLVSLDLLRAAVVCALPFVTEVWQIYVLIFLLNACSAGFTPVFQATIPDILEDEEQYTRALSLSRLAYDLENLLSPMVAAALLMAMSFDVLFVLNALAFVISASLVISVMLPEPQPLEEIPGVWRRVSHGIRIYLKTPRLRGLLALNLAVSAAGAMQIVNTVVLVRSMLGLGEKEVALAFAAAGGGSMLVAVLLPKVLDRLPERPVMLLGGVIMALSLYLGWLGPSFAGLVGLWLLLGAGASMVMTPTGRLLKRSCQTEDRPALFAAQFSLSHGCWLITYPLAGWLGLNIGMTGTFAMLGTVALTATGLAAVAWPRRDPREIAHEHSPISHSHLHYHDEHHQHEHEGWEGPEPHSHPHHHPRNVHRHIFVIDNHHTRWPS; encoded by the coding sequence ATGCTCGATGTACTCGCCCATCGCGTCTATCGCCATCTCTTTTTCGCTCAGGTCATTGCACTGATTGGCACCGGTCTGACCACCGTTGCCCTAGCGTTACTGGCTCATGATCTTGCTGGGGGGCAGGCGGGTGTCGTACTAGGCACAGCGCTGGCGATTAAGATGGTCGCCTACGTGGGCATTGCTCCACTGGTGGGTGCTTACGCCTCACGCCTACCTCGACGCACGTTGTTGGTTAGCCTCGACTTGCTGCGAGCAGCCGTGGTTTGCGCACTGCCTTTTGTTACCGAAGTGTGGCAAATCTATGTGCTGATCTTTCTACTCAATGCTTGCTCAGCAGGCTTCACTCCCGTTTTCCAGGCGACAATACCGGACATCCTAGAAGACGAAGAGCAATACACACGAGCATTATCCCTGTCACGCCTTGCCTACGATTTAGAGAATCTTCTTAGCCCGATGGTGGCCGCGGCATTGCTGATGGCGATGAGCTTTGATGTCCTGTTTGTACTCAACGCCCTGGCGTTCGTGATCTCTGCCTCACTGGTTATATCGGTGATGTTACCTGAGCCACAACCACTAGAGGAAATTCCCGGTGTTTGGCGTCGCGTTTCTCACGGCATACGGATTTATCTAAAAACACCTCGCCTTCGCGGTCTGTTGGCGTTGAACTTGGCGGTCTCAGCCGCCGGAGCGATGCAGATCGTCAATACGGTAGTGCTTGTTCGCTCTATGTTGGGGCTTGGCGAGAAAGAAGTAGCTTTGGCCTTTGCGGCCGCAGGTGGGGGCTCCATGCTGGTGGCCGTACTGCTACCTAAGGTACTGGATCGATTGCCTGAACGACCAGTCATGCTGTTGGGTGGCGTTATCATGGCGCTCAGTCTCTACTTGGGCTGGCTAGGCCCATCGTTTGCGGGACTTGTCGGGCTATGGTTGCTACTGGGTGCAGGCGCTTCGATGGTCATGACCCCTACAGGGCGCTTGCTCAAGCGTTCGTGCCAGACGGAGGATCGTCCAGCGCTATTTGCTGCCCAATTCTCGTTGTCACACGGTTGCTGGTTGATCACCTATCCGTTGGCAGGATGGTTAGGGCTGAATATAGGAATGACCGGAACGTTCGCAATGCTCGGAACCGTGGCTTTAACAGCGACGGGGCTTGCTGCGGTTGCTTGGCCTCGTCGAGACCCAAGAGAGATTGCGCATGAGCACTCGCCTATAAGTCATAGCCATCTTCACTATCACGATGAACATCATCAACACGAGCATGAAGGGTGGGAGGGGCCGGAACCTCATAGCCATCCCCACCATCATCCCAGAAATGTGCATCGGCACATATTTGTCATTGATAACCACCATACACGATGGCCTTCGTGA
- a CDS encoding HupE/UreJ family protein, with protein sequence MMARRHALAFLTLLFMLLGASGEAFAHAVAEGDKGYIQEIYGVNLISFMYLGAKHMVTGYDHILFLLGVIFFLYRMQHIAIYVSLFAIGHSTTMLLGVYFNIGINSYLIDAIIGLSVIYKALDNIGAYQRWLGFQPNTKVATLVFGLFHGFGLSSKIIEYDISPDGLVPNLLAFNIGVEIGQLLALSAILIVMGFWRRTTGFLRHAYTANVAMMCAGFMLVGYQLTGYFIA encoded by the coding sequence ATGATGGCAAGACGCCACGCCTTAGCCTTTCTAACACTGTTGTTCATGCTGCTGGGTGCCAGTGGCGAAGCCTTTGCTCACGCGGTTGCTGAGGGTGACAAGGGCTACATCCAAGAGATCTATGGCGTTAATCTGATCTCGTTTATGTATCTCGGTGCCAAGCACATGGTAACGGGGTATGACCACATCCTGTTTTTGTTAGGGGTCATCTTTTTCCTCTACCGAATGCAGCATATCGCTATTTACGTCAGCCTCTTTGCCATCGGTCACTCGACGACCATGCTGCTCGGGGTCTACTTCAATATTGGCATCAATAGCTATCTGATCGATGCCATCATTGGGCTATCCGTTATCTACAAGGCGCTCGATAACATCGGTGCGTATCAGCGCTGGCTCGGCTTTCAGCCCAACACCAAGGTAGCCACGTTGGTGTTTGGTCTGTTTCATGGTTTTGGCCTTTCGAGCAAGATCATTGAGTACGATATCTCGCCCGATGGTCTCGTCCCTAACCTCCTGGCATTCAACATAGGCGTAGAGATCGGCCAGCTACTGGCATTGAGCGCCATTCTCATTGTGATGGGCTTCTGGCGACGCACTACGGGCTTCTTACGCCACGCCTATACCGCCAACGTCGCCATGATGTGTGCTGGTTTTATGCTGGTAGGTTATCAACTGACCGGCTATTTCATTGCCTAA